A segment of the Tachysurus vachellii isolate PV-2020 chromosome 18, HZAU_Pvac_v1, whole genome shotgun sequence genome:
ccagcatcaattcttataggtacacttgcacaaagTCAGGGATTTTGTAGGATTATAGTCAGGTGTTTGATCAACCAATTATACCAAACAGGTGCTAATGATCATCAAGGTCACACGTAGGGTGAAACCCAGTcatgaactgaaacagaaatgAGTGTGTAGGAGGCTTAAAACTGGGTGAGGAACAGCCAAACTTTGCTACCAAGGTGAGGTTGTGAAAGACAGTTTCATGTCATGGCATGATTGAGCACAGAAACAAGACACAAGGTAGTTATACTGCATCAACAAGGTCTCTCCCAgactttccatcggttagagagcatcacagggccgagtctgatgtcactgtatacgtgtcacgttacacagcaactttagcgcagcagcgacaaacacaaacacatcaacaatggtggatgttgctttactgttaatgctcatggctttgtgaaccatTCCATACCATTCCATGCcatacattggcatccaaacgcagcgaatccaacgtgtacatgcagctccatgtaatctgtataaacggaggttgtgatcgagaaagtacataacgttattttatcattaacacagaaaaaagttagccttagcatgtagctacctattatcatgtgtgctgataattgttcatattgcggtaaagtaaaagtgtattaaacattagtatacgtAAGGTACGTTATCAAAGTTGCGcccccagccccgcccacagtccctgacacaagcggttcttaagtctagaccagcaacgttttggtgctacttaagaaccacttttcctggttcagagccggtgctttggctgtcgaaaaagaaagaactggttctaaattaggctccgaaccagcactcaaactgcctcggtggaaaaggggcattagtgcagcagatgaaagacaTATCAAGCTTATTACCCTTCGAAATCGGAAGatgtccagcagtgccatcagctCAGAACTGGCAGAAACCAGTGTGACCCAGGTACACCCATCTACTGTCCGGAGAAGTCTGGCCAGAAGTGGTCTTCATGGAAGAGTTGCAGCCAAAAAGCCATACCTCCGACGTGGGAACAAGGACAAGCGACTCAAGTATGCACAGAAACATAGGAACTGGGGTGCAGAAAAATGGCAGCAGGTGCTCTGGACTGGTGgcaaagtttaaaatatttggCTGTAACAGAAGGCAGTTTGTTCGTCGAAGGGCTGGAGAGCGATACAATAATGAGTGTCTGCAGGCAACAGTGGCTCATGGTGTAGATTACTTGAACATTTGGGGCTGCATTTCTGCAAATGGAGGTGGAGATTTGGTCAGGATTAATGGTGTTCTCAATGCTGAGACATACAGGCAGATACTTATCCATCATGCAATACCATCAGGGAGGCGTATGATTGGCCCCAAATTTATCGTGCAGCATGACATCgaccccaaacatacagccaaAGTCATTAAGAACTATCATCAGCGTAAAGAAGAGCAGGAAGTACTGGGAGTGATGGCGCGGCCCcgacagagccctgatctcaacatcatccagtgtgtctgggattacacgaagagacagaaggatgtgagaaagccgaaAAAAACCGTGTgcgtgtacctagaagaattgctgctgttctGAAGGCAAAGGGAGGTCACAGCAAATAtcgatttgatttagatttctcttttgttcgtTCACTGcgttttgttcatttatgaaaataaatgtttaacacttccatttttgaaagcattctttgtttacagcgttttttcacacctgcctaaaacttttgcacagtacatttacatttacatttacagcatgtgacagacgcccttatccagagcgacgtacataagtgcttaaatctctaacattgaatcattaatgctggatcactaagttacatacttaagataccatgctagttgaagtgtttcctgaataagtaggtcttcaaccgccgcttgaaatatccagtgactcagctgtctggacctctaggggaagttcgtttcacaaccttggtgccagtacagagaagagtcttgtagtacaGTATAcctgcctcttaccctgagagatggtggaaccagtcgagcagtgctggtagatcggagggtgcggggtgcagtgtgaggagtgatgagggctttgaggtaagatggagctggtccatttttggctttgtaagcagcagcggggtggtgtgtgagaactttggcaggttgaaaacaagccgtgcagctgcattttggatcatttgcagaggacggattgcgttcataggtagacctgccagcagtgtgttgcagtaatccagtctagaaatgacaagagagaCTGTACTGTATTTCCGTACAGTGTTGATAATAAACACTTATCACAGGAGCTTTTAGCTGCACTGAGTAAACGACCACATCACACACGGTCCTCTCAGAACGTAAATAAATCAGAGAGATAAAattatttcatcatttacaaataaatgtctTAAACGGCTTAGAGCATGACACTGCATGTGGcagatcaggttttttttttttttttgatgagcaaaagtattggaacgtTGACTGACAGGTGTGTCTTGATGcccaggtgtgttgtgtgttagcgTCAAGGTCTATGTTAGAAAACACACGAGGACACAAGTGCAAGTGCAGGATCTTTACTGTCGATAAAAACGCGAGAAAGACACAATTCAAAAACAAGAAAGATCAGGAGACGATCAAACAGCAGGAACTAAAACAGAAAAAcggggaaaaaataaagaaacaaagtcaAACAGAGAGACGAATGAATTCAGAAAGGCTTGATAAGATCCAAAGCGagaatgtgagtgagtctgGTATTTGTTATAAAGCAACAAACCAACATGAAGAGCAGAGAGATGACTACAGGAGAAAAGTGAGCTGAGATTCTGAAAGTGTAAGAAAGTGTAAGTGCAAGTCTGGTGGACCTGggctcgaactcacaaccttctgattggtagcccaacaccttaaccactaggctaccacatgcccataGAAGAAGCTCAAAGGAAGAAATCTCACACAATACTGTACaccagagtgagagagagagagagagagagagagagagagagagagagagagacagacagacagacagacagacagacagacagagagaaagagaaaaagagagagacagagagagagagagagagagagagagagagtgagacagagagagacagagagagagtgagacagagagagagccagagagagagagagcgaaagagagagagagagagacagacagagagagagtgagacagagagagagaaagagacagagagagacagagaaagcaaaaagacagacagagacagacagacagagagaaaaagaaaaagagagagacagacagacagatagatagagagagagagagagagagagagagagagagagagagagagagagagagagaaagacaagtaaacagagatacagagatggATAAGAAGAGACAAAAGTTTAAAGAgactctttctctttgtttctctgtgtACATACAGAAATGTGAATCTGAGGTAAACTGATTGTGTTAgagtagaagtgtgtgtgtgtgtgtgtgtgtgtgtgtgtgtgtgtgtaacctgaaCTTTCTACAGAATTTAAACAGAATCTTTTCTTATGATGTGATTTCAATTGAAATGGTAACACAGTTTTTCCTGAACAGCAGGATTTactgcatgcacgcacacacacacacacacacacacacacacacacacacacacacacacacacacacacacacacacacaccacacaccacacacacaccactaggGTTGGGAAACGAGatccggttcttattcagaaccgcttctgttttgtaacaggaaccggaaccgcgcggaattttttagtttcggttccaaacgcggttccgatgcgatgacgggcaaagcgctgtgagcggtcactttaaatagccacgtcttacctcatgaatattcattgttttacagtcacgtaACCAAAtgaacgcagcttaccacagaaatcagtcactcgcactgctgtgctgaggtacactttgtgttaaacatgtctaaaaaaaagtctaaagtgtggattaatttccaaagctacgacaaggaagcaaatctaccccatcataaaaaaccacaaaaacacattttccaaaaataaatgttgtagtacaacactcagtacatcagtgatgtgtgttctgagtttggtgacagtacacagtgtattacagtgaagttattgactgtttcttgttttcgcttttcgggttttgcactttgctgacggtctcttggaatctgtctcttaggtgttcacacatagagacttatgtattttgtccaacgcagaggaaagctgatattgaggaaacttgggttgtagctgcgttgtagctgcctctctacattactacgataaaaaagaggcgttatttgtgtaataagagtgtttaggtcaggagttattgactcgttTATTACAgcgtctgtgagtgttacagcgtctgtgagtgttacagggtctgtgagtgttacagggtctgtgagtgttacagcgtctgtgagtgttacagcgtctgtgagtgttacagggtctgtgagtgttacagggtctgtgagtgttacatcgtctgtgagtgttacagggtctgtgagtgttacagcgtctgtgagtgttacagcgtctgtgagtgttacagggtctgtgagtgttacatcatctgtgagtgttacagggtctgtgagtgttacagggtctgtgagtgttacagggtCTGGGAGTGTTACATcgtctgtgagtgttacagggtctgtgagtgttacagggtctgtgagtgttacatcatctgtgagtgttacagggtctgtgagtgttacagcgtctgtgagtgttacagggtctgtgagtgttacatcgtctgtgagtgttacagggtctgtgagtgttacagcgtctgtgagtgttacagcgtctgtgagtgttacagggtctgtgagtgttacatcgtctgtgagtgttacagggtctgtgagtgttacagggtctgtgagtgttacatcgtctgtgagtgttacagggtctgtgagtgttacagggtctgtgagtgttacatcgtctgtgagtgttacagggtctgtgagtgttacagggtctgtgagtgttacagggtctgtgagtgttacatcgtctgtgagtgttacagcgtctgtgagtgttacagcgtctgtgagtgttacagggtctgtgagtgttacatcgtctgtgagtgttacagggtctgtgagtgttacagcgtctgtgagtgttacagggtctgtgagtgttacatcgtctgtgagtgttacagggtctgtgagtgttacagggtctgtgagtgttacagggtctgtgagtgttacatcgtctgtgagtgttacagggtctgtgagtgttacatcgtctgtgagtgttacagggtctgtgagtgttacagggtctgtgagtgttacagcgtctgtgagtgtttaagggtctgtgagtgttacatcgtctgtgagtgttacagggtctgtgagtgttacagggtctgtgagtgttacagggtctgtgagtgttacatcgtctgtgagtgttacagggtctgtgagtgttacatcgtctgtgagtgttacatcgtctgtgagtgttacagggtctgtgagtgttacagggtctgtgagtgttacatcgtctgtgagtgttacatcgtctgtgagtgttacagggtctgtgagtgttacagggtctgtgagtgttacagggtctgtgagtgttacagcgTCTGCGAGTGTTACAGCGTCTGCGAGTGTTACAGCGTCTGCGAGTGTTACAGCGTCTGCGAGTGTTACATCGTCTGTGAGTATTAATCACTCTGTAATAAAAGGAGACGGGAGAAAAACGTCAGTGAGGAAAACTTTTATCTTCTTCCCTTCATTGTTACTAAAGTGTGTAAAAATTCGAATCTGTTAATATGGAGCCAACTTTGCTTaagtccctctgagagggttttctccacagctggagatacaataagccaggaaaggtctcgtcttctcccagagaaagcagacatgttcatttttcttcagaaaaattgctaactgttttgctaagttgtaattctgaatgttaaatttgatgttggatttatttaaattgatatgtattgaaatgctctgtttaaaatatttaaagagtgattaataaacacaaatggaattgtttaagtattgtgcattatttttcacatttcttttactatggaatcggaatcagaaccgggaatcgtaaggcagaactggaaccggaatcggaaccggaaaattccttttgataccTAAccctacacaccacacacaccacacacaccctgaaAACCAGAGTAACAATCCCAAACCGTTGATAAGACTTGATAACACTGATGCTGAGACATTAACACAAAACAACTATTCTCACATAACAATAACTTTTCTCACATCCTGCCATGTGAGAAAAGTTTACAGTTTATTGTGTGAAATCTGATTAACAAAATCCTAACACAgcgtctgtgagtgttacagcgTCTGAGAGTGTTACAGGGTCTGTGTGTTACAgcgtctgtgagtgttacagcgtctgtgagtgttacagcgtctgtgagtgttacagcgtctgtgagtgttacagagtctgtgagtgttacagcgTAGTGTTACAgcgtctgtgagtgttacagggtCTGTGTGTTACAgcgtctgtgagtgttacagcgTCTGTGAGTTTTACAgcgtctgtgagtgttacagagtctgtgagtgttacagcgTCTTTGAGTGTTACAgcgtctgtgagtgttacagggtCTGTGAGTCTTACAGCGTCTGTGAGTGTCAAagggtctgtgagtgttaaagcgtctgtgagtgttacagcgtctgtgagtgttacagggtctgtgagtgttacagggtctgtgagtgttacagcgtctgtgagtgttacagcgTCTGCGAGTGTTACAGCATCTTCTTCCCTTCATTGTTACTAAAGTGTGTAAATATAACTTATGGAAAAACAGCCATTTGTCCTCCATTTATACTCTCTCAGTttatccctctctctgtctctctctcactctctgtttctctttctctctctatcagcaGTTTCACGGCAGGTTTTGGTATTTTTCTTgtctatttctttcttcttctttatcatcAAAGCTCCCACCTGATGAGTGACTTCTCTTCTGTGAAAGTTCTAACCCATTTCCGCTCGAAACTCATTTCCTGCTTTCCTTTGAAGGGTGTTTCAGTTCAGTCTCTTGTTTTTCACCACCAAAAGCCACACTGTAACCTCTGTGCTGAAAGGGAGGATATTATTCTAAGATGAGATGGGACTGGAAGGTGAAACCTCTCGTGATAATATGCCCGGCCGTATTACTGATCATGAAGACGTGATTGTTTCTGATGTAGATAAAAATGAACCACGAACCAACAACCAACACTCCACtgaacacaataacacactcggGGGATGTGGAGAGAGGACCTGATGATCAACACCAAGTGAGAGACTACAGGAAGTTGGCCATCTGCAGCATCATATGTGGCCTGTCCTGTGTCGGTGTTGTGTCTCTCATCTACTCAGTTAAGgtagggaaacacacacacacacacatgcacagacaaacactcacacacacacacacacacacacacacacacacacagacagacactcacacacacacagacacacacacagacagacacacacacacaaacacacacgtacacagacagacactcacacacacacatacacagacactgacacacacactcacacacacacacacacacacacacacacacagacagacacagacagacactcacacacacacacagacagacactcacacagacacttacacacgcacacgcacacagacagacacacacacacgtacacagacagacactcacacacacactcacacacacacacagacacacagacagacactcacacacacacacagacaggcactcacacacagacacttacacacgcacacagacagacactcacacacacacacacacacacacacacacacacacacacacacacacagacactcacacatgcggacagacacacacaaacacacacacacacacagacactcacacttacacacacacagacactcacacacacgcagacagacacacatgcagacagacactcacacaaacacacacgcactcacacacacatactcacaatctcacacacagacagacagacacacacactcacacacacgcagacagacactcacacatgcagacagacacacacacatacacacacagacactcacacttacacacacacagacacgcacacaaacagacagacactc
Coding sequences within it:
- the LOC132861725 gene encoding transmembrane protein 265-like, which translates into the protein MSIKMNHEPTTNTPLNTITHSGDVERGPDDQHQVRDYRKLAICSIICGLSCVGVVSLIYSVKTRELNKKSGGEPAYKAKEYSKKTLIWAVGAMVALVAFIILIILLTGLLSYLLTFIN